One genomic window of Sphingomonas sp. C3-2 includes the following:
- a CDS encoding thiolase C-terminal domain-containing protein has product MTQANQTAAIVGIGQTEFSRQSGRSEQQLAAEAVLAALNDAGLSPADVDGMMTFNLDNSDEVDLMRNLGVREIRYTMRTPQGGASSVSTLVHAKKAVESGLCDVMVIWRAMNERSQYRFGQPHMAITPNGHSSTFIEWCLPYGAQTPASWEALSAMPYLNRYGVTSEDLGRVSVLLRKHASTNPAAWFHGKPITLEEHQNSRWIVAPYLHLLDCCQESDGAVAIVITRGDRARDLRQKPARLLGAEYAFLFNHEIISDFYQGDLTELPVARRVTERLTQSAGLAPSETDVAMIYDNFTPQVLRQLEGFGFCAAGEAKDYVRDGHLELTGRTPLSPNGGLIGEGYIHGMNNITEAVRQLRGTAANQVKSVETVFCCSGVAGAILG; this is encoded by the coding sequence ATGACGCAGGCGAACCAGACGGCAGCCATTGTCGGTATCGGCCAAACCGAATTTTCGCGCCAATCGGGGCGCTCCGAGCAGCAGCTCGCCGCCGAAGCCGTACTCGCGGCGCTGAACGATGCGGGGCTTTCCCCCGCCGATGTCGATGGGATGATGACCTTCAACCTCGACAATAGCGACGAGGTGGATCTGATGCGCAATCTGGGGGTACGCGAGATCCGCTATACGATGCGCACGCCACAAGGCGGCGCCTCTTCGGTCAGCACGCTCGTCCACGCCAAAAAGGCTGTTGAATCGGGCCTGTGCGATGTGATGGTGATCTGGCGGGCGATGAATGAGCGATCGCAATATCGCTTCGGGCAGCCGCATATGGCGATCACGCCGAACGGGCATAGCTCCACCTTCATCGAATGGTGCCTGCCTTATGGAGCGCAGACGCCGGCGTCCTGGGAGGCGTTGTCGGCGATGCCCTATCTCAATCGCTACGGCGTGACGTCGGAAGACCTTGGTCGAGTTTCTGTTCTGCTTCGAAAGCATGCCTCGACCAACCCGGCAGCGTGGTTTCACGGCAAGCCGATCACGCTTGAGGAACATCAGAACTCACGCTGGATCGTGGCGCCCTATCTCCATCTTCTCGATTGCTGCCAGGAATCGGATGGTGCGGTTGCAATCGTCATCACCCGGGGGGATCGGGCACGCGATCTGCGCCAGAAGCCGGCGCGGCTGCTGGGTGCCGAATATGCCTTTCTGTTCAATCACGAGATCATCTCCGACTTTTATCAGGGCGATCTGACCGAATTGCCGGTGGCACGCCGGGTAACCGAGCGCCTCACGCAATCAGCGGGGTTGGCACCCAGCGAAACCGATGTGGCGATGATCTATGACAACTTCACGCCGCAGGTGCTGCGCCAGCTCGAAGGATTTGGTTTCTGCGCCGCGGGCGAAGCCAAGGATTATGTACGGGATGGCCATCTTGAACTCACCGGACGAACCCCGCTCAGTCCCAATGGCGGCTTGATTGGCGAGGGCTATATTCACGGCATGAACAATATCACCGAGGCTGTCCGGCAACTGCGCGGAACGGCCGCCAATCAGGTGAAATCGGTTGAAACGGTTTTTTGCTGCTCCGGTGTTGCCGGCGCGATACTAGGGTAG
- a CDS encoding alpha/beta fold hydrolase yields MVFVDRRGPDMGAAAARRTTSQVVEIDTNVRVGDAAIRVICEVHWPENPRNSGAILFCTPGGGVSRRYFSLRDPEARPGPAMFDEPFNFTRAMTRAGHVVIVIDPIGVGESTRPADGYALRNDLVAEVNHLALEQLLDRLRRGELAAELEAMRNWPIVGIGHSAGAMLTALQQDRYRDFSALILLCFGTRGLPDYIDETHRAVLATGFPTQAQIGDFARRMFGGSGYADLPPHNVDSPAARALQQAVDKVVAPVAAHAMTPGNVARELAGIDVPVFLAVGERDMTGPPEQMINDYPNCPKLALTVVRNAGHHVFVSALSRQLNSAISRWIFQQVGGRNDPRI; encoded by the coding sequence ATGGTTTTCGTCGATCGTCGAGGGCCTGACATGGGCGCTGCCGCCGCGCGGCGAACAACAAGTCAGGTCGTCGAGATCGATACAAATGTTCGGGTCGGGGATGCAGCTATCCGCGTGATCTGCGAAGTTCACTGGCCCGAAAATCCTCGTAATTCTGGCGCGATCCTCTTCTGCACACCGGGCGGCGGCGTTTCGAGGCGCTATTTTTCGTTGCGCGATCCTGAGGCTCGCCCCGGCCCAGCCATGTTCGACGAGCCCTTCAATTTTACCCGGGCGATGACCCGGGCGGGGCATGTCGTCATAGTGATCGATCCGATCGGAGTGGGGGAGAGCACGCGCCCTGCAGACGGTTATGCGCTGAGGAACGATCTGGTAGCAGAGGTCAATCATCTCGCGCTCGAACAATTGCTTGACCGCTTGCGTCGCGGAGAACTCGCTGCGGAACTCGAAGCCATGCGCAACTGGCCCATCGTGGGTATCGGCCATTCGGCAGGTGCGATGTTGACCGCGCTGCAGCAGGATCGCTACCGCGATTTTTCGGCCCTCATCCTCCTGTGCTTTGGAACGCGCGGGCTACCGGATTATATTGATGAGACGCACCGCGCCGTTCTTGCAACCGGGTTTCCAACGCAGGCGCAAATTGGTGATTTCGCACGCCGCATGTTCGGGGGATCGGGCTATGCCGATCTCCCCCCGCACAACGTGGACAGTCCTGCGGCGCGCGCACTGCAACAAGCCGTCGATAAGGTGGTGGCGCCAGTGGCGGCGCACGCAATGACGCCGGGCAATGTCGCACGGGAACTGGCCGGGATCGACGTTCCGGTATTCCTTGCGGTGGGTGAGCGGGACATGACCGGCCCGCCCGAGCAAATGATCAACGATTATCCCAATTGTCCGAAACTTGCGCTGACCGTGGTCAGAAACGCGGGGCATCATGTCTTTGTCTCGGCGCTTTCTCGTCAGCTCAACTCGGCGATCAGCAGATGGATCTTTCAGCAAGTCGGAGGCCGTAATGACCCGCGAATATAA
- a CDS encoding Zn-ribbon domain-containing OB-fold protein, giving the protein MTNSNMAFRPDPIMTLDGAFFWKAADEKRFVAQKCDGCQKLWHPPRAMCPECHSLERGETQLSGRGEVISWIVPVHPAAFGFATPPIVALVEVEEGLRFVTNVEGVDPQDMEVGLKVVVDFAPTSGGHFVPVFRPAEGARA; this is encoded by the coding sequence GTGACCAACAGCAACATGGCGTTCCGTCCGGATCCGATCATGACGCTCGATGGGGCTTTTTTCTGGAAGGCTGCCGATGAGAAGCGTTTCGTCGCGCAAAAATGCGATGGCTGTCAGAAGCTGTGGCATCCGCCGCGCGCCATGTGTCCCGAATGCCATAGCCTTGAACGCGGCGAAACGCAGCTATCGGGGCGGGGCGAGGTCATCAGCTGGATCGTGCCGGTCCATCCGGCCGCCTTTGGTTTTGCGACGCCGCCGATCGTGGCGCTGGTGGAGGTTGAGGAAGGCCTTCGGTTCGTCACCAATGTCGAAGGCGTGGATCCGCAAGACATGGAGGTAGGGCTCAAGGTGGTTGTAGATTTTGCGCCCACCAGCGGCGGACATTTCGTGCCTGTCTTCCGCCCCGCAGAGGGAGCCCGCGCATGA
- a CDS encoding TonB-dependent receptor: protein MPMPVFAQGDGADGADATHVSDIVVTARRKEEVLQDVPLSISAFSGEQLSQRGIRTVEELRQISAGVNISGQKRDEANFYIRGQGPGVVQAGQRNFTSVATYFAEVPALISGPGSLFDLQSVQVLKGPQGTLFGRNTTGGAVLFEPAGPTDRFEGEAALTYGNLDLMQFTGMINLPLGESVALRVAADVAQRDGYTRNVLTGQKLDGREYQAVRATLLVRPSSRFENRTIFDGRLQDNSGSSAMLRQIEPGAMLGAIPTPAALAPLLGLPAGSSVTIPLRAGGTVPVGCLQANLAGCPTGQFGSAVAAFQTAYNGGNFADPAAGGFALLATTAQLRDMLEDQRALGSRATQIPMMLRMKRQSWGVTNKTLFELSDAITLKNIIAFRSARSADVQDYDGAPFRSIETYPANEWSAGQNQFTEEFQVQGRIGDRLNYIVGYYHEFSKPGFTPVQGSYSLGSTATRILINRDVSDALFAHAEHDFAEKWQLSGGFRYTWDKRRAALSIYDQAGNCSQRDPANPGTTGAPIFTCPITYDARFSAPTYDATLQYQPVDDVLIYAAYRHGYKSGGFNLPSPLPEYQKFDQETVDDFEIGLKADWNVGFPVRTNIALFLDKYRDIQIQTPVAVSGVGITSLVRNAGKATNKGVELEVSARPAEGLMLSGFLSYLDSQCDVTLDRTACRDGVQTAFQPKWKYGLSGRYEMPIGPGAQALAVSADYSWQSKANTNDLDAPISTYPSYGLLNGRLEWNGIADSSFDLALFMTNITNRRYIAGGYPLTSQIGFESVFYGEPRTYGASLKFRWAK from the coding sequence ATGCCAATGCCCGTTTTTGCGCAAGGCGATGGCGCGGACGGAGCAGATGCGACGCATGTCAGCGATATCGTGGTCACCGCCCGCCGCAAGGAAGAGGTGCTCCAGGATGTGCCGCTTTCGATAAGCGCCTTTAGCGGAGAGCAACTCTCGCAACGCGGGATCCGCACGGTGGAGGAGTTGCGGCAGATATCTGCCGGCGTGAACATCAGCGGGCAGAAGCGCGACGAGGCCAATTTCTATATTCGCGGGCAGGGGCCGGGGGTCGTTCAGGCCGGGCAGCGCAACTTCACCAGCGTCGCCACCTATTTTGCCGAAGTGCCTGCGCTGATTTCGGGGCCCGGCAGTCTTTTCGATCTCCAATCCGTCCAGGTTCTCAAAGGCCCCCAAGGGACGCTTTTCGGCCGCAATACGACAGGCGGCGCCGTGCTCTTCGAACCTGCGGGCCCCACCGACCGGTTCGAGGGCGAAGCGGCGCTGACCTATGGCAATCTCGATCTCATGCAATTTACGGGCATGATCAACCTGCCCTTGGGGGAAAGCGTGGCCTTGCGGGTTGCGGCCGATGTGGCACAGCGCGATGGATATACCCGCAACGTCCTAACGGGGCAAAAACTCGACGGGCGTGAATATCAGGCGGTGCGCGCGACCTTGCTGGTCCGACCATCGTCAAGGTTCGAAAATCGGACGATCTTTGACGGTCGCTTGCAGGACAATAGCGGCAGTTCGGCCATGCTCCGCCAGATCGAGCCGGGGGCAATGCTCGGAGCGATACCGACCCCGGCGGCATTGGCGCCGCTGCTGGGCCTGCCCGCCGGTTCATCGGTCACCATCCCGCTGCGCGCGGGCGGCACAGTTCCGGTCGGCTGTTTGCAGGCGAACCTTGCCGGCTGTCCCACCGGGCAATTCGGCAGCGCGGTCGCCGCGTTCCAGACTGCTTATAATGGCGGTAATTTTGCTGATCCGGCGGCCGGCGGCTTCGCACTTCTCGCCACGACGGCGCAATTGCGCGATATGCTCGAGGATCAACGCGCATTGGGGTCGCGGGCGACGCAGATCCCGATGATGCTGCGCATGAAGCGCCAGTCCTGGGGCGTCACCAACAAGACGCTGTTCGAACTGAGCGATGCTATCACGCTCAAGAACATCATCGCCTTTCGCAGCGCGCGAAGTGCGGACGTTCAGGACTATGACGGTGCGCCGTTCCGCTCGATCGAGACCTATCCGGCGAATGAATGGAGCGCCGGGCAGAACCAGTTTACCGAAGAATTCCAGGTGCAAGGACGCATCGGTGATCGCCTCAACTATATTGTCGGCTATTATCACGAATTCTCAAAACCAGGGTTCACGCCCGTTCAGGGCAGCTATTCGCTTGGGTCGACCGCAACGCGCATCCTGATCAACCGGGACGTGAGCGATGCGCTTTTCGCGCATGCCGAACATGACTTCGCGGAAAAATGGCAGCTTAGCGGTGGCTTTCGTTATACTTGGGACAAGCGGCGCGCCGCGCTCAGCATCTATGATCAAGCGGGCAATTGCAGCCAGCGTGATCCCGCTAATCCGGGAACGACCGGGGCTCCGATTTTCACCTGCCCAATTACCTATGATGCGCGCTTTTCCGCGCCCACCTATGATGCGACCCTGCAATACCAACCGGTCGACGACGTCCTCATCTATGCCGCCTATCGGCATGGTTATAAAAGCGGCGGGTTCAACCTTCCATCACCGCTTCCCGAATATCAGAAATTCGACCAGGAAACGGTCGACGATTTCGAGATCGGGCTGAAGGCCGACTGGAATGTCGGATTTCCGGTGCGGACCAACATTGCACTGTTCCTTGATAAATATCGCGACATCCAGATCCAAACGCCGGTTGCGGTTTCTGGCGTGGGCATCACCTCGCTCGTGCGCAATGCCGGCAAGGCCACAAACAAGGGCGTGGAGCTTGAAGTGAGCGCGCGCCCGGCCGAAGGCCTGATGCTTTCGGGCTTCCTGTCCTATCTGGATTCACAGTGCGATGTGACGCTTGATCGCACCGCCTGCCGCGATGGCGTTCAGACCGCATTCCAGCCCAAATGGAAATATGGCCTGTCCGGGCGGTATGAAATGCCGATCGGGCCGGGGGCACAGGCGCTGGCCGTGTCCGCCGATTATAGCTGGCAGTCGAAGGCCAATACCAACGATCTTGATGCGCCGATCAGCACCTATCCGTCCTATGGGTTGCTGAACGGGCGCCTGGAATGGAACGGCATCGCAGATTCCAGTTTCGATCTCGCGTTGTTTATGACGAACATTACCAACCGACGCTACATCGCGGGTGGTTATCCCCTGACATCACAAATCGGTTTTGAATCCGTATTTTATGGAGAGCCACGTACTTATGGTGCGAGCCTGAAATTCCGCTGGGCAAAATAG
- a CDS encoding SDR family NAD(P)-dependent oxidoreductase, producing MNKLEGKVAIVTGSGRGIGRAVALKLASEGACVVVNDLDDDIAASVVREIGANAVACAGDVTAPDFGERIVQTALENFGGLDIIVNNAGYTWDNVIQKTTDEQFDAMVDVHLKAPFRILRAAADPIRAMVKQEAANGKVSARKVVNISSIAGLFGNPGQAGYASAKAAVAGLTRTLAKEWGRYNVTINCVAFGLIETRLMQPLTDTENVDAEGRAIQIGVRPEALEITKALTPLGRFGTPEEAAGAVYLFCIPESDYISGQVVIAGGGLQL from the coding sequence GTGAACAAGCTTGAAGGCAAGGTCGCCATCGTTACCGGATCGGGCCGTGGCATCGGCCGCGCGGTCGCACTGAAACTCGCATCTGAAGGCGCCTGCGTGGTCGTGAACGACCTTGACGATGACATTGCGGCCTCCGTCGTGCGAGAAATTGGTGCCAATGCCGTCGCTTGCGCCGGTGATGTGACAGCCCCTGATTTTGGCGAACGGATTGTGCAGACGGCCTTGGAGAATTTCGGCGGTCTGGACATCATCGTCAATAATGCCGGCTATACGTGGGACAACGTCATTCAGAAGACGACCGATGAGCAATTTGATGCGATGGTTGACGTGCATCTCAAGGCTCCGTTCCGGATCCTGCGTGCGGCGGCAGATCCCATTCGCGCGATGGTCAAGCAAGAGGCTGCGAACGGGAAGGTGTCGGCGCGCAAGGTCGTGAACATCTCGTCCATTGCTGGTCTGTTCGGCAATCCGGGGCAGGCCGGATACGCGTCTGCCAAGGCTGCGGTTGCCGGTTTGACCCGCACGCTGGCCAAGGAATGGGGGCGCTACAATGTCACCATCAATTGCGTCGCGTTCGGATTGATCGAAACGCGGTTGATGCAACCGCTGACGGACACCGAGAATGTCGATGCGGAAGGGCGCGCCATTCAGATCGGCGTTCGACCGGAAGCGCTTGAGATCACCAAGGCACTCACGCCGCTTGGGCGTTTTGGGACGCCTGAGGAAGCGGCCGGTGCGGTCTATCTCTTTTGCATACCGGAATCCGATTATATCAGCGGGCAGGTCGTAATCGCGGGCGGCGGGTTGCAGCTCTAA